One window from the genome of Carassius carassius chromosome 15, fCarCar2.1, whole genome shotgun sequence encodes:
- the zyx gene encoding zyxin isoform X2: MADSSTGKPIMVTSSVSLKMTAPSFYNQPKKFASVAPPRPKGQMAPSQPSSFVSTGVIGRVGEMPPPPSTLCEDFPPPPPPPLDDAELPAPPPECQITLPASDAPPPAFPAPPPVAEDLNLPAPPEELTSAPPASFPPPPPPPPPPLPETGAGVSSQRVFEKQTSFDRQLGSLTDMLSEMETSRPFSPKLPSQFSSAPAPKPAAPPPTAPKPALSFLPPPELQDRPPPAPWAEELRARTRPANQNTASAPAPVQSFPKGPAVAPKTNFPPSQLNSNFGSKTVSPAPTGGARGFNHAVKTPPQSSFPPPPPAAPPAPVPPPANIPTPAPTFNHSEKSPTGSQQSFAPPSSAAPKTSPVSSFNRPAGKTVPPKVGVSGSGSGPGGAPLTMREVEELEKMTKDFIKDMDKHPPVITSPATEVCGNCGEALSRSQPAVRAMDQLFHSHCFCCVTCQRPLQGMQFYDRDGTPQCEDCYTNSLCVCSRCGERIKDRVLKAVGQCFHAHCFLCTTCGCTLEGAPFITDDDNNPYCVKDYHRRFSPLCVSCNEPIIPDPGSEETVRVVALEKNFHLKCYRCEDCARPLSIEADADGCYPLDGRILCMKCHTQRAKQAKH; this comes from the exons ATGGCTGACTCTAGCACTGGCAAGCCTATTATGGTCACTTCCTCCGTCTCCCTCAAAATGACCGCTCCTTCTTTCTACAACCAACCTAAAAAGTTTGCGTCTGTCGCTCCACCACGCCCCAAAGGACAGATGGCCCCATCACAGCCCTCATCGTTTGTAAGCACTGGTGTTATTGGACGAGTTGGAGAGATGCCCCCGCCCCCTTCAACTCTTTGTGAGG ACTtcccgccccctcctcctccACCACTGGATGATGCAGAGCTTCCAGCCCCTCCTCCAGAATGCCAAATCACACTCCCTGCATCTGATGCCCCTCCTCCTGCGTTCCCAGCCCCGCCCCCTGTTGCAGAAGACCTGAACCTCCCTGCACCTCCCGAGGAATTAACCTCTGCACCTCCTGCCTCCTTCCCTCCACccccaccacctcctcctcctcctctccctgAGACCGGTGCAGGCGTCAGCTCTCAG AGGGTGTTTGAGAAACAGACCAGTTTTGACAGGCAGCTGGGCTCTTTGACCGATATGTTATCAGAAATGGAGACGAGCAGACCTTTCAGTCCAAAG TTGCCTAGCCAGTTTTCATCAGCACCAGCGCCAAAGCCTGCAGCGCCTCCACCGACCGCTCCTAAGCCTGCCCTCTCCTTTCTGCCCCCTCCTGAGCTGCAGGATCGTCCTCCCCCTGCACCTTGGGCTGAGGAGCTACGTGCCCGAACACGACCGGCCAATCAGAACACAGCATCTGCCCCTGCACCTGTGCAGTCATTTCCTAAAGGCCCAGCTGTGGCTCCAAAGACCAACTTCCCTCCCAGTCAACTGAATTCAAATTTTGGATCCAAAACCGTTAGTCCTGCACCTACTGGAGGAGCAAGAGGGTTTAACCATGCCGTTAAAACCCCTCCCCAAAGCTCTTTCCCACCACCTCCACCTGCCGCCCCTCCTGCCCCCGTTCCTCCACCAGCGAATATTCCCACCCCTGCACCTACATTCAATCACTCTGAAAAATCTCCCACTGGCAGTCAGCAAAGCTTTGCTCCGCCTTCTTCTGCTGCACCCAAGACATCACCCGTCTCGTCATTCAACAGACCAGCAGGAAAAACTGTTCCGCCGAAGGTGGGT GTGTCTGGTTCAGGTTCAGGTCCTGGTGGAGCTCCTCTCACTATGAGGGAAGTAGAAGAGCTGGAGAAAATGACTAAGGACTTTATCAAAGACATGGACAAGCATCCTCCTGTGATCACCTCTCCAGCTACAG AGGTGTGTGGTAACTGTGGAGAGGCTCTGTCTAGATCTCAGCCAGCAGTAAGAGCGATGGATCAACTCTTCCACTCGCACTGTTTCTGCTGCGTGACCTGTCAGCGCCCCCTGCAGGGCATGCAGTTCTACGACCGGGACGGGACGCCTCAGTGTGAGGACTGTTATACG aattctctgtgtgtgtgttctcgctGTGGGGAGCGGATCAAAGATCGTGTGCTGAAAGCGGTGGGCCAGTGTTTCCATGCCCACTGTTTCCTCTGCACTACCTGCGGCTGCACCCTTGAGGGCGCTCCATTCATCACCGATGATGATAACAACCCCTACTGTGTCAAAGATTACCATCG CCGTTTCTCTCCTCTTTGCGTGAGCTGCAATGAGCCGATCATTCCCGACCCTGGAAGTGAGGAGACTGTCAGGGTTGTTGCCTTAGAGAAGAACTTCCACCTGAAGTGCTACCGCTGTGAG GACTGTGCTCGTCCCCTTTCCATAGAGGCAGACGCTGATGGCTGCTATCCATTGGATGGCAGAATTCTGTGCATGAAGTGCCATACCCAGCGTGCCAAGCAGGCCAAACACTGA
- the zyx gene encoding zyxin isoform X3, which produces MADSSTGKPIMVTSSVSLKMTAPSFYNQPKKFASVAPPRPKGQMAPSQPSSFVSTGVIGRVGEMPPPPSTLCEDFPPPPPPPLDDAELPAPPPECQITLPASDAPPPAFPAPPPVAEDLNLPAPPEELTSAPPASFPPPPPPPPPPLPETGAGVSSQRVFEKQTSFDRQLGSLTDMLSEMETSRPFSPKLPSQFSSAPAPKPAAPPPTAPKPALSFLPPPELQDRPPPAPWAEELRARTRPANQNTASAPAPVQSFPKGPAVAPKTNFPPSQLNSNFGSKTVSPAPTGGARGFNHAVKTPPQSSFPPPPPAAPPAPVPPPANIPTPAPTFNHSEKSPTGSQQSFAPPSSAAPKTSPVSSFNRPAGKTVPPKVSGSGSGPGGAPLTMREVEELEKMTKDFIKDMDKHPPVITSPATEVCGNCGEALSRSQPAVRAMDQLFHSHCFCCVTCQRPLQGMQFYDRDGTPQCEDCYTNSLCVCSRCGERIKDRVLKAVGQCFHAHCFLCTTCGCTLEGAPFITDDDNNPYCVKDYHRRFSPLCVSCNEPIIPDPGSEETVRVVALEKNFHLKCYRCEDCARPLSIEADADGCYPLDGRILCMKCHTQRAKQAKH; this is translated from the exons ATGGCTGACTCTAGCACTGGCAAGCCTATTATGGTCACTTCCTCCGTCTCCCTCAAAATGACCGCTCCTTCTTTCTACAACCAACCTAAAAAGTTTGCGTCTGTCGCTCCACCACGCCCCAAAGGACAGATGGCCCCATCACAGCCCTCATCGTTTGTAAGCACTGGTGTTATTGGACGAGTTGGAGAGATGCCCCCGCCCCCTTCAACTCTTTGTGAGG ACTtcccgccccctcctcctccACCACTGGATGATGCAGAGCTTCCAGCCCCTCCTCCAGAATGCCAAATCACACTCCCTGCATCTGATGCCCCTCCTCCTGCGTTCCCAGCCCCGCCCCCTGTTGCAGAAGACCTGAACCTCCCTGCACCTCCCGAGGAATTAACCTCTGCACCTCCTGCCTCCTTCCCTCCACccccaccacctcctcctcctcctctccctgAGACCGGTGCAGGCGTCAGCTCTCAG AGGGTGTTTGAGAAACAGACCAGTTTTGACAGGCAGCTGGGCTCTTTGACCGATATGTTATCAGAAATGGAGACGAGCAGACCTTTCAGTCCAAAG TTGCCTAGCCAGTTTTCATCAGCACCAGCGCCAAAGCCTGCAGCGCCTCCACCGACCGCTCCTAAGCCTGCCCTCTCCTTTCTGCCCCCTCCTGAGCTGCAGGATCGTCCTCCCCCTGCACCTTGGGCTGAGGAGCTACGTGCCCGAACACGACCGGCCAATCAGAACACAGCATCTGCCCCTGCACCTGTGCAGTCATTTCCTAAAGGCCCAGCTGTGGCTCCAAAGACCAACTTCCCTCCCAGTCAACTGAATTCAAATTTTGGATCCAAAACCGTTAGTCCTGCACCTACTGGAGGAGCAAGAGGGTTTAACCATGCCGTTAAAACCCCTCCCCAAAGCTCTTTCCCACCACCTCCACCTGCCGCCCCTCCTGCCCCCGTTCCTCCACCAGCGAATATTCCCACCCCTGCACCTACATTCAATCACTCTGAAAAATCTCCCACTGGCAGTCAGCAAAGCTTTGCTCCGCCTTCTTCTGCTGCACCCAAGACATCACCCGTCTCGTCATTCAACAGACCAGCAGGAAAAACTGTTCCGCCGAAG GTGTCTGGTTCAGGTTCAGGTCCTGGTGGAGCTCCTCTCACTATGAGGGAAGTAGAAGAGCTGGAGAAAATGACTAAGGACTTTATCAAAGACATGGACAAGCATCCTCCTGTGATCACCTCTCCAGCTACAG AGGTGTGTGGTAACTGTGGAGAGGCTCTGTCTAGATCTCAGCCAGCAGTAAGAGCGATGGATCAACTCTTCCACTCGCACTGTTTCTGCTGCGTGACCTGTCAGCGCCCCCTGCAGGGCATGCAGTTCTACGACCGGGACGGGACGCCTCAGTGTGAGGACTGTTATACG aattctctgtgtgtgtgttctcgctGTGGGGAGCGGATCAAAGATCGTGTGCTGAAAGCGGTGGGCCAGTGTTTCCATGCCCACTGTTTCCTCTGCACTACCTGCGGCTGCACCCTTGAGGGCGCTCCATTCATCACCGATGATGATAACAACCCCTACTGTGTCAAAGATTACCATCG CCGTTTCTCTCCTCTTTGCGTGAGCTGCAATGAGCCGATCATTCCCGACCCTGGAAGTGAGGAGACTGTCAGGGTTGTTGCCTTAGAGAAGAACTTCCACCTGAAGTGCTACCGCTGTGAG GACTGTGCTCGTCCCCTTTCCATAGAGGCAGACGCTGATGGCTGCTATCCATTGGATGGCAGAATTCTGTGCATGAAGTGCCATACCCAGCGTGCCAAGCAGGCCAAACACTGA
- the zyx gene encoding zyxin isoform X1: MADSSTGKPIMVTSSVSLKMTAPSFYNQPKKFASVAPPRPKGQMAPSQPSSFVSTGVIGRVGEMPPPPSTLCEDFPPPPPPPLDDAELPAPPPECQITLPASDAPPPAFPAPPPVAEDLNLPAPPEELTSAPPASFPPPPPPPPPPLPETGAGVSSQRVFEKQTSFDRQLGSLTDMLSEMETSRPFSPKLPSQFSSAPAPKPAAPPPTAPKPALSFLPPPELQDRPPPAPWAEELRARTRPANQNTASAPAPVQSFPKGPAVAPKTNFPPSQLNSNFGSKTVSPAPTGGARGFNHAVKTPPQSSFPPPPPAAPPAPVPPPANIPTPAPTFNHSEKSPTGSQQSFAPPSSAAPKTSPVSSFNRPAGKTVPPKVGVLQIVSGSGSGPGGAPLTMREVEELEKMTKDFIKDMDKHPPVITSPATEVCGNCGEALSRSQPAVRAMDQLFHSHCFCCVTCQRPLQGMQFYDRDGTPQCEDCYTNSLCVCSRCGERIKDRVLKAVGQCFHAHCFLCTTCGCTLEGAPFITDDDNNPYCVKDYHRRFSPLCVSCNEPIIPDPGSEETVRVVALEKNFHLKCYRCEDCARPLSIEADADGCYPLDGRILCMKCHTQRAKQAKH, encoded by the exons ATGGCTGACTCTAGCACTGGCAAGCCTATTATGGTCACTTCCTCCGTCTCCCTCAAAATGACCGCTCCTTCTTTCTACAACCAACCTAAAAAGTTTGCGTCTGTCGCTCCACCACGCCCCAAAGGACAGATGGCCCCATCACAGCCCTCATCGTTTGTAAGCACTGGTGTTATTGGACGAGTTGGAGAGATGCCCCCGCCCCCTTCAACTCTTTGTGAGG ACTtcccgccccctcctcctccACCACTGGATGATGCAGAGCTTCCAGCCCCTCCTCCAGAATGCCAAATCACACTCCCTGCATCTGATGCCCCTCCTCCTGCGTTCCCAGCCCCGCCCCCTGTTGCAGAAGACCTGAACCTCCCTGCACCTCCCGAGGAATTAACCTCTGCACCTCCTGCCTCCTTCCCTCCACccccaccacctcctcctcctcctctccctgAGACCGGTGCAGGCGTCAGCTCTCAG AGGGTGTTTGAGAAACAGACCAGTTTTGACAGGCAGCTGGGCTCTTTGACCGATATGTTATCAGAAATGGAGACGAGCAGACCTTTCAGTCCAAAG TTGCCTAGCCAGTTTTCATCAGCACCAGCGCCAAAGCCTGCAGCGCCTCCACCGACCGCTCCTAAGCCTGCCCTCTCCTTTCTGCCCCCTCCTGAGCTGCAGGATCGTCCTCCCCCTGCACCTTGGGCTGAGGAGCTACGTGCCCGAACACGACCGGCCAATCAGAACACAGCATCTGCCCCTGCACCTGTGCAGTCATTTCCTAAAGGCCCAGCTGTGGCTCCAAAGACCAACTTCCCTCCCAGTCAACTGAATTCAAATTTTGGATCCAAAACCGTTAGTCCTGCACCTACTGGAGGAGCAAGAGGGTTTAACCATGCCGTTAAAACCCCTCCCCAAAGCTCTTTCCCACCACCTCCACCTGCCGCCCCTCCTGCCCCCGTTCCTCCACCAGCGAATATTCCCACCCCTGCACCTACATTCAATCACTCTGAAAAATCTCCCACTGGCAGTCAGCAAAGCTTTGCTCCGCCTTCTTCTGCTGCACCCAAGACATCACCCGTCTCGTCATTCAACAGACCAGCAGGAAAAACTGTTCCGCCGAAGGTGGGTGTGCTTCAGATT GTGTCTGGTTCAGGTTCAGGTCCTGGTGGAGCTCCTCTCACTATGAGGGAAGTAGAAGAGCTGGAGAAAATGACTAAGGACTTTATCAAAGACATGGACAAGCATCCTCCTGTGATCACCTCTCCAGCTACAG AGGTGTGTGGTAACTGTGGAGAGGCTCTGTCTAGATCTCAGCCAGCAGTAAGAGCGATGGATCAACTCTTCCACTCGCACTGTTTCTGCTGCGTGACCTGTCAGCGCCCCCTGCAGGGCATGCAGTTCTACGACCGGGACGGGACGCCTCAGTGTGAGGACTGTTATACG aattctctgtgtgtgtgttctcgctGTGGGGAGCGGATCAAAGATCGTGTGCTGAAAGCGGTGGGCCAGTGTTTCCATGCCCACTGTTTCCTCTGCACTACCTGCGGCTGCACCCTTGAGGGCGCTCCATTCATCACCGATGATGATAACAACCCCTACTGTGTCAAAGATTACCATCG CCGTTTCTCTCCTCTTTGCGTGAGCTGCAATGAGCCGATCATTCCCGACCCTGGAAGTGAGGAGACTGTCAGGGTTGTTGCCTTAGAGAAGAACTTCCACCTGAAGTGCTACCGCTGTGAG GACTGTGCTCGTCCCCTTTCCATAGAGGCAGACGCTGATGGCTGCTATCCATTGGATGGCAGAATTCTGTGCATGAAGTGCCATACCCAGCGTGCCAAGCAGGCCAAACACTGA